One Turneriella parva DSM 21527 genomic region harbors:
- a CDS encoding 4Fe-4S binding protein — protein sequence MFAKAPERRMVTVRLILFIAWIVLIVSLFWDPVTPVLTQPDSGTPFALSNKEVRVQGVVLEQKPYAMGARMFWTMILPCVPLFLMVFGHEAWRRICPLSLSSRIPYYLGLQFMRKTFNRQTGRVERKPMTISQDSWLARWHLPLQFVFLSSGVTARLLFINSDRAVFAFFFIGIITAAIITGLFYGGKTWCNYLCPIAPMQRIYTMPRGILETPAHAPKLPVTQSMCRTPGKDGDQSVCVSCITACPDVDLERSYWEIYKRPGSRFTYYGYFGMVLMFYVYYYLYSGGWDYYFTGAWTHEENAQLNQLMNPGFWFNGYAVPIPKIIAAPLAMGLAVLGAYALWCGIEAIYRRVARKLDPSVSDDKVRHHMFMVCAWVTINTFYLFAGRPNIALMPPWLQTTVNTLIVVATTVWLMKNIGRSQEDHTEETLASALRSRLAQSYDRLKDLVRGKRIEDLSPAEINILSKVSKGES from the coding sequence ATGTTTGCGAAAGCCCCTGAACGCCGCATGGTCACCGTGCGCCTGATTCTGTTTATCGCTTGGATAGTGCTGATAGTTTCGCTCTTTTGGGATCCGGTGACGCCGGTACTGACGCAGCCCGACAGCGGCACGCCGTTTGCGCTGAGCAATAAAGAAGTCAGAGTGCAGGGTGTAGTGCTCGAGCAGAAGCCCTACGCGATGGGTGCGCGCATGTTCTGGACAATGATTCTGCCGTGCGTGCCGCTCTTTCTCATGGTTTTCGGCCACGAAGCGTGGCGGCGAATCTGCCCGCTGTCGTTGTCTTCGCGCATACCCTATTACCTGGGCCTGCAGTTCATGCGCAAGACGTTTAACCGCCAGACGGGCCGGGTCGAGCGCAAACCCATGACGATCTCGCAAGATTCATGGCTCGCGCGCTGGCACCTGCCCCTGCAGTTTGTCTTTCTGAGCAGCGGGGTAACGGCCCGCCTGCTGTTCATCAACTCTGATCGCGCGGTATTCGCCTTCTTCTTTATTGGAATCATCACTGCAGCAATTATTACCGGCCTCTTCTATGGCGGCAAGACCTGGTGCAACTACCTCTGCCCGATAGCGCCGATGCAGCGCATCTACACGATGCCGCGTGGCATTCTCGAAACGCCTGCGCATGCACCCAAACTGCCGGTCACGCAGTCGATGTGCCGCACACCCGGTAAAGATGGTGACCAGAGCGTCTGCGTCTCGTGCATCACAGCCTGCCCAGACGTCGACCTCGAGCGCAGCTACTGGGAAATCTATAAGCGCCCCGGCAGCCGTTTCACTTATTATGGCTATTTCGGTATGGTGCTGATGTTTTACGTCTATTATTATCTTTATAGCGGCGGTTGGGATTACTACTTCACCGGCGCCTGGACGCACGAAGAAAACGCTCAGCTGAACCAGCTCATGAATCCGGGGTTCTGGTTCAATGGTTATGCTGTGCCGATACCCAAGATTATCGCTGCACCGCTCGCCATGGGGCTCGCTGTTCTGGGGGCATATGCCCTGTGGTGCGGCATTGAAGCGATCTATCGCCGTGTTGCCCGCAAGCTCGACCCCTCGGTTTCAGACGACAAAGTTCGGCACCATATGTTTATGGTCTGTGCCTGGGTGACGATCAACACGTTTTACCTCTTCGCAGGCCGCCCGAATATCGCGCTCATGCCACCATGGCTGCAGACAACCGTTAACACGCTGATCGTCGTTGCAACGACGGTCTGGCTCATGAAAAATATCGGCCGCTCGCAAGAAGACCACACAGAAGAAACCCTGGCTTCGGCGCTTCGCTCGCGTCTGGCGCAATCTTATGACCGCCTCAAAGATCTTGTGCGTGGCAAGCGCATAGAAGATCTGAGCCCTGCAGAGATCAATATACTATCCAAGGTATCGAAGGGAGAATCCTGA
- a CDS encoding hybrid-cluster NAD(P)-dependent oxidoreductase — translation MAEVAEQTKIALAAFSCFTWQCDVVQEITAHEAEAFFNSLEKTQAAAEVEAARIGLHDHYTKNWRDYLKHGPVPATELSLLSHQLDAPAREWVKSILDATFAAAPTRKRKAVQKMHNLLIDLVHGNDGVLPAIQNLYRESRFFAERPAAEPAPADSVTAPAAAHIELPKTEKPPEVTHTPVAEVVVGPSVSAAAPAPAAETAFSVMKLVPFSEHDAVSPEKLQFWTKGPKAMRCIGIVDRSHDFKSFQFMAEEPTLFFYKPGQFVTLELNIEGKRVLRSYTISSSPSRPHLIEISVKRVKGGLVSNYLHDHLNLGDTVTMKPPGGKFHCFDTTTDKYLFLAAGSGVTPMLSMARWWHDTGVYPDVIFYHGIREPEDAVFTEDMMMFTSANRKFKYVAAFTSPHLPQEWPGMKGRLSEEHLKQIAPDLHDRMVFTCGPDSFMKHAKLLLERQGFPIKERFRQESFGAPPAAKAAAAAKAAPAATGTAAPAVQPRPAETAAGATVHFSLAGLEIFGGDMDIPILDLAEEVGVEIPSSCRAGTCGTCRAMKIKGEVECDETSGLSDADREAGFILTCVSRAKTYVEIEV, via the coding sequence ATGGCAGAAGTGGCAGAACAGACAAAGATCGCTCTCGCGGCATTCTCGTGTTTCACATGGCAGTGCGACGTCGTTCAAGAAATCACGGCACACGAAGCCGAAGCTTTCTTCAACTCGCTCGAAAAAACTCAGGCAGCGGCAGAGGTTGAAGCGGCGCGCATCGGGCTGCACGACCACTATACCAAGAACTGGCGCGACTACCTGAAGCATGGCCCGGTGCCGGCGACCGAGCTCAGCCTCTTATCGCACCAGCTCGATGCGCCGGCGCGCGAATGGGTGAAATCGATTCTCGACGCCACCTTCGCGGCCGCGCCCACACGCAAACGCAAAGCAGTGCAAAAGATGCACAACCTGCTCATTGATCTTGTCCACGGCAATGATGGCGTTTTACCCGCGATTCAAAACCTGTACCGTGAGTCGCGGTTTTTTGCCGAGAGGCCAGCGGCCGAACCCGCGCCAGCAGACTCGGTGACTGCGCCTGCCGCGGCGCACATCGAATTGCCCAAGACCGAAAAGCCACCTGAGGTAACCCACACGCCCGTGGCTGAGGTTGTCGTTGGCCCTTCGGTATCGGCCGCGGCCCCGGCCCCGGCGGCAGAAACAGCCTTTTCGGTAATGAAACTCGTGCCGTTTTCTGAGCACGATGCCGTCAGCCCTGAAAAGCTGCAATTCTGGACAAAAGGTCCAAAGGCGATGCGCTGCATTGGCATCGTCGACCGCAGCCACGATTTCAAAAGCTTCCAGTTTATGGCCGAAGAGCCGACGCTGTTTTTCTACAAGCCCGGCCAGTTCGTGACTCTTGAGCTCAACATCGAAGGTAAGCGCGTCTTAAGGTCTTATACCATTTCGTCGAGCCCCTCGCGCCCTCATCTAATTGAAATTTCGGTGAAGCGTGTGAAGGGCGGGCTCGTATCGAACTACCTGCACGATCACCTGAACCTTGGTGACACCGTCACCATGAAACCGCCCGGCGGCAAATTTCACTGTTTCGACACCACTACCGACAAATATCTGTTTCTCGCCGCGGGCAGCGGTGTGACACCGATGCTGTCGATGGCGCGCTGGTGGCACGATACCGGTGTTTACCCCGATGTAATATTTTATCACGGCATACGCGAGCCTGAAGATGCAGTCTTCACCGAAGACATGATGATGTTCACCTCAGCCAACCGTAAGTTCAAATACGTGGCGGCTTTTACTTCGCCGCACCTGCCGCAAGAATGGCCGGGCATGAAGGGTCGCCTCAGTGAAGAGCATCTGAAGCAGATTGCACCTGATCTGCACGACCGCATGGTCTTTACCTGCGGCCCCGATTCATTCATGAAACATGCGAAGCTGCTGCTCGAAAGGCAGGGTTTTCCCATTAAAGAGCGGTTCAGGCAAGAAAGTTTCGGAGCTCCCCCTGCGGCGAAGGCCGCTGCTGCCGCGAAAGCCGCGCCCGCAGCTACTGGCACTGCGGCACCCGCAGTGCAACCACGCCCTGCCGAAACAGCCGCCGGGGCTACGGTTCACTTTTCGCTAGCCGGTCTCGAAATCTTCGGCGGTGATATGGATATTCCCATTCTCGACCTCGCCGAAGAGGTGGGCGTCGAGATACCTTCATCGTGCCGCGCCGGCACCTGCGGCACCTGTCGCGCAATGAAAATCAAGGGCGAGGTCGAATGCGACGAGACCTCGGGCCTTTCAGATGCCGACCGCGAAGCCGGCTTCATTCTCACCTGCGTGTCGCGCGCAAAAACCTACGTGGAGATCGAGGTCTGA
- a CDS encoding YjgN family protein gives MNPDNNLRFSFSGKGGELFVLLIKNLFLTLITLGVYNFWGRVNLQRYFFESTSVAGGRFGWHATGKERFIAFLKASLIFAAIIGVNTLLVQISPYLGIILPLAFLLLLPAIIVAQFRYRLSRTSFNQIRFRFTGKAGNLAAITLKGGLLTIITFGIYGAWLAADVRKFLYRHTTIGTSSLDYDGTGGAIFGLYVKGILLTIVTFGIYVSWFKAEVANYHTNHTIFQGNHMKGVIDGAEIFVANLLGQIFTFLTLGIFIPWWIIRLQKVMIQGMQLTAEPDYTAMQAQFDSGANALAEGIADAASLLDNIADFLT, from the coding sequence ATGAACCCCGACAACAACTTACGTTTCTCTTTTAGCGGCAAAGGTGGCGAACTTTTCGTTCTGCTCATCAAGAATCTATTTCTGACTCTTATTACCCTGGGGGTATATAACTTCTGGGGGCGCGTGAACCTGCAGCGCTATTTTTTCGAAAGCACATCGGTGGCCGGCGGCCGTTTCGGCTGGCATGCGACCGGTAAAGAGCGCTTCATCGCTTTTCTCAAAGCCTCATTGATTTTCGCGGCGATCATCGGCGTCAATACGCTGCTCGTGCAGATTTCACCTTACCTCGGCATCATCTTGCCGCTCGCCTTCTTGCTGCTGTTGCCCGCAATCATCGTCGCACAGTTTCGCTATCGCCTTTCGCGCACCTCGTTCAACCAGATTCGCTTTCGCTTCACAGGCAAGGCCGGCAACCTGGCTGCGATTACGCTCAAAGGTGGATTACTAACGATCATCACCTTTGGCATCTATGGCGCATGGCTCGCCGCAGACGTGCGCAAATTTCTCTACCGCCACACAACCATCGGCACCTCGTCGCTCGACTACGACGGCACAGGCGGAGCAATCTTCGGCCTGTACGTCAAAGGCATTCTTTTGACCATCGTCACCTTCGGTATCTACGTGAGCTGGTTCAAAGCCGAAGTTGCCAACTACCACACGAACCACACGATCTTTCAGGGCAACCACATGAAAGGTGTTATCGACGGCGCCGAAATTTTTGTCGCCAATTTGCTCGGGCAGATATTCACCTTTCTGACCCTCGGCATCTTCATACCATGGTGGATCATTCGCTTGCAAAAGGTCATGATTCAGGGCATGCAGCTGACGGCTGAACCTGACTACACGGCGATGCAGGCACAATTCGATTCAGGCGCCAATGCTCTCGCCGAGGGCATCGCCGACGCTGCGTCTCTGCTCGACAACATAGCGGATTTCTTAACGTGA
- a CDS encoding M48 family metallopeptidase, with protein MIHQTSARYLDGLDPRPRTGRLVYDEAHRELHFYEAAETGERFVCSIDKNQSIDIRSRGGEQIIEWRPKTNHTSAMLIVTDLAFTRLIRDRFLAHKNVFWRYATLVWSESLGKVALALVAAVFATGLATWYFMEHSFKLIPVSWDKKVGDQAAPGLKEFGEICESKQTIADFKRVLPYLTEKDTPHEFEIQILKTPVENAFALPGGKITFFSQTIKKAQTNAELVGILAHEVGHVERRHGMQQLSQYMTLRVILALAFGMADETTTLAMAADAGAILFLLKNSRDHERDADAYAAEKLAAAGISSKGIRGFFERINKEHKAQMSKVPDFILTHPQDQDRIQFFERYEKKHAAKFRKANANLPESIKVWLRSKPQLSAACIPPEKETAKDVDDEDRDE; from the coding sequence GTGATACACCAGACCAGCGCCCGCTACCTCGACGGGTTAGACCCGCGGCCGCGCACCGGGCGCCTGGTCTACGACGAAGCGCACCGCGAACTGCATTTTTATGAAGCGGCCGAAACCGGTGAGCGCTTCGTCTGCTCTATCGATAAGAACCAATCGATAGACATACGCTCACGCGGGGGCGAACAGATCATCGAGTGGCGGCCCAAGACCAACCACACGAGCGCGATGCTCATTGTCACCGATCTGGCGTTTACGCGACTGATACGCGACCGCTTTCTCGCGCACAAAAACGTGTTTTGGCGCTATGCGACCTTGGTTTGGTCTGAGTCACTCGGCAAGGTCGCTCTCGCACTCGTCGCCGCAGTTTTCGCCACAGGTCTCGCGACCTGGTATTTCATGGAGCACAGCTTCAAACTAATACCCGTTTCGTGGGACAAAAAAGTCGGCGACCAGGCAGCACCGGGCCTCAAAGAATTCGGCGAGATCTGCGAATCAAAACAGACGATCGCCGACTTCAAACGGGTTCTCCCTTACCTGACTGAAAAAGACACGCCGCACGAATTTGAAATTCAGATTCTGAAGACTCCGGTTGAAAACGCCTTTGCGCTGCCGGGCGGCAAGATTACCTTCTTCTCGCAAACCATAAAAAAAGCGCAGACGAATGCAGAGTTGGTTGGCATTCTCGCACACGAGGTCGGCCACGTCGAACGCCGCCACGGCATGCAGCAGCTCAGCCAGTATATGACCCTAAGGGTTATTCTCGCCTTAGCCTTCGGCATGGCCGATGAGACCACAACGCTCGCGATGGCTGCCGATGCAGGTGCGATTCTCTTTTTGCTGAAGAACTCGCGCGACCACGAGCGTGACGCCGATGCGTACGCCGCCGAAAAGCTGGCAGCCGCCGGCATTTCGAGCAAGGGCATTCGCGGCTTCTTTGAGCGCATCAACAAAGAACACAAGGCACAGATGTCGAAGGTGCCCGACTTTATTCTGACCCACCCTCAAGACCAGGATAGAATTCAGTTCTTTGAACGCTACGAAAAGAAACACGCGGCAAAATTCAGAAAGGCAAACGCCAACCTGCCCGAATCGATTAAGGTTTGGCTGAGAAGTAAGCCCCAGCTTTCAGCCGCGTGCATACCACCCGAGAAAGAGACCGCAAAAGACGTCGACGACGAAGATCGCGACGAATAA